From the genome of Sphingomonas sp. HMP6, one region includes:
- a CDS encoding fumarylacetoacetate hydrolase family protein: MKLLRYGPKGQERPGMLDANGRIRDLSSHISDVSGANLLPQRLAAIAALDPRTFPLVAGDPRLGACVGQVGKFICVGLNYSDHAAETNAVVPPEPIIFMKATSAVHGPNDDVLKPRGSTKMDWEVELALVIGQEVRYADEDEAQRAIAGYCICNDLSERAFQTERHGQWTKGKSCDTFGPIGPWLVTPDDFGDVDNHSMWLEVNGQRFQNGSTTTMVFKPAFIVSYISQFMSLQPGDVISTGTPPGVGMGQVPPRYLEIGDVMELGIAGLGTQRQTVRASLGTSQGSGT, from the coding sequence ATGAAACTGCTACGCTATGGTCCAAAGGGGCAGGAACGACCTGGGATGCTTGATGCGAATGGGCGCATCCGGGACCTATCGTCGCACATCTCCGATGTGTCGGGGGCGAATTTGCTGCCGCAGCGGCTGGCGGCGATCGCCGCGCTCGACCCGCGCACGTTTCCCTTGGTCGCGGGCGATCCGCGCCTCGGCGCATGCGTCGGGCAAGTCGGCAAGTTCATCTGTGTCGGCTTGAACTACAGCGACCATGCGGCCGAAACCAATGCGGTCGTACCGCCGGAGCCGATCATCTTCATGAAGGCGACCAGCGCCGTGCACGGCCCTAACGACGACGTCCTCAAGCCGCGCGGCAGCACGAAGATGGACTGGGAAGTCGAGCTCGCCCTCGTGATCGGCCAGGAGGTGCGCTACGCCGACGAAGACGAGGCGCAGCGCGCGATCGCTGGTTACTGCATCTGCAACGATTTGTCCGAGCGCGCTTTCCAGACCGAGCGTCACGGGCAATGGACCAAGGGAAAAAGCTGCGACACGTTCGGCCCGATCGGGCCGTGGCTCGTCACCCCCGACGATTTCGGCGACGTCGACAATCATTCCATGTGGCTTGAAGTGAACGGGCAGCGCTTTCAAAACGGGAGTACAACAACGATGGTGTTCAAACCCGCTTTCATCGTCAGCTACATCTCGCAGTTCATGAGCCTGCAGCCTGGCGACGTCATTTCGACCGGCACTCCCCCGGGCGTGGGCATGGGACAAGTTCCGCCACGTTATCTCGAAATAGGCGACGTCATGGAGCTGGGGATCGCTGGACTTGGTACGCAGCGACAAACGGTCAGGGCATCCTTAGGGACATCCCAGGGTTCCGGCACCTGA
- a CDS encoding potassium channel family protein — protein MRRGSLSVWQSLLLRAGLALGLMGIAVAGHWFDRDGLRDNLDGQISFLDVLYFTAVTITTVGYGDIVPVTQQARMFDTLVVTPIRIFIWLIFLGTAYSFVFQKTWDRIRTHMIKGTLNEHYIVCGFGSGGEAAVIELIRQGVDPRKIVVVDADPARVAAAYDLGVTALEGDATHNATLEAACVDCATALLVSPGRDDTAALVVLSARQLNPSIPISASVRAVENEDLLSQAGATSIINPVSLGGHLLARSSTHCGAVDYIRDLAAADGRVALHERVATAAEVGKPLRAIGPGLGVRLLRRGVPIGFWEEGAERIEAGDQIIEIMPVSQSAAPTAPS, from the coding sequence GTGCGGCGCGGTTCCCTCAGCGTGTGGCAGTCGCTGCTGCTGCGCGCAGGGCTCGCGCTTGGGCTGATGGGGATTGCGGTGGCGGGGCATTGGTTCGACCGGGATGGCCTGCGCGACAATCTCGACGGGCAAATCTCGTTTCTTGATGTGCTGTATTTCACGGCAGTGACGATCACCACCGTCGGCTACGGCGACATCGTCCCCGTCACGCAGCAGGCGCGGATGTTCGATACGCTCGTGGTGACGCCGATCCGCATCTTCATCTGGCTAATTTTTCTGGGTACCGCCTACTCCTTCGTCTTTCAAAAGACTTGGGATCGGATACGAACGCACATGATCAAGGGCACTCTCAACGAGCATTACATCGTCTGCGGCTTCGGCTCGGGCGGCGAGGCGGCGGTGATCGAGCTGATCCGCCAGGGTGTCGATCCCCGCAAGATCGTCGTCGTTGATGCCGATCCTGCGCGGGTGGCCGCCGCTTATGATCTCGGCGTGACGGCACTCGAAGGCGATGCGACGCACAATGCGACGCTCGAGGCTGCCTGTGTCGATTGCGCGACCGCGCTGCTCGTGTCGCCCGGGCGCGACGATACCGCGGCGCTGGTGGTGCTGAGCGCGCGCCAGCTCAACCCCTCGATCCCGATCAGTGCGAGCGTTCGCGCGGTGGAGAATGAGGATCTGCTGAGCCAGGCTGGTGCAACGTCAATCATCAACCCGGTGAGCCTGGGTGGGCATTTGCTGGCGCGGTCGTCGACGCATTGCGGCGCGGTGGACTATATCCGTGATCTCGCCGCAGCCGATGGCCGCGTCGCGCTCCACGAACGCGTCGCCACCGCTGCCGAAGTCGGCAAGCCGCTGCGCGCGATCGGGCCAGGCCTTGGCGTGCGGTTGCTGCGACGAGGCGTGCCGATCGGCTTCTGGGAAGAAGGTGCTGAAAGGATCGAGGCGGGCGATCAGATCATCGAGATCATGCCGGTATCGCAAAGCGCCGCGCCGACAGCCCCGTCGTGA
- a CDS encoding RrF2 family transcriptional regulator encodes MRLSLHADYALRTLMYLAVHDGHRSIGEIARAYAISKNHLMKVAQRLVTEGFVEAVRGRSGGLQLARAPSQINVGQVARALEETRSFVECFNPATNSCVITPACQMRHVLAGGLEAFFRHLDRYSLADLTKDPSAVRESLLTPSADPQRE; translated from the coding sequence ATGAGGTTGTCGCTTCACGCCGATTATGCCCTGCGCACGCTGATGTATCTTGCGGTTCACGATGGCCACAGGTCGATCGGGGAGATCGCGCGGGCCTATGCAATATCCAAGAACCACCTGATGAAGGTGGCGCAGCGCCTGGTGACGGAAGGTTTTGTCGAGGCCGTGCGCGGTCGGTCGGGCGGGCTGCAACTGGCGCGAGCCCCCTCTCAGATCAACGTCGGGCAGGTCGCGCGCGCGCTGGAAGAAACCCGCAGCTTTGTCGAATGCTTCAACCCGGCTACCAACAGCTGCGTGATCACGCCCGCGTGCCAGATGCGCCACGTCCTTGCCGGTGGCCTTGAAGCATTCTTCCGCCACCTTGATCGTTATTCGCTCGCGGACCTCACCAAAGACCCCTCGGCAGTGCGGGAGAGCTTGCTAACACCAAGTGCAGACCCCCAACGCGAATAG
- a CDS encoding group III truncated hemoglobin, protein MTVTAQAEQVRATKRAQAADDGVDDFLIGALVDRFYARVQGDDLLGPIFGNHVADWSQHLPRMKDFWASIMIEPGRFNGRPMQKHIALGLLTKAHFARWLVLWDETVALNVSSPAAAERFRISAHRIADSLLTGVLTERGGLEALRTDKPTPARLETKS, encoded by the coding sequence ATGACCGTGACAGCGCAGGCAGAGCAAGTGCGTGCAACCAAACGCGCGCAGGCTGCCGACGATGGAGTCGACGATTTTCTCATCGGCGCGCTGGTTGATCGCTTCTATGCCCGCGTACAGGGTGACGATCTGCTCGGACCAATCTTTGGCAACCACGTCGCCGACTGGTCGCAGCATCTGCCGCGGATGAAGGATTTCTGGGCATCGATCATGATCGAACCGGGCCGCTTCAATGGCAGGCCCATGCAGAAACATATTGCGCTGGGCCTTCTGACCAAGGCGCATTTCGCCCGCTGGCTGGTGTTGTGGGATGAGACTGTTGCACTGAACGTTTCGAGCCCTGCGGCTGCCGAACGGTTCCGGATATCGGCGCACCGGATTGCCGACAGCCTGCTGACCGGGGTTCTGACCGAGCGCGGCGGACTGGAAGCCTTGCGCACCGACAAGCCGACGCCCGCACGCCTGGAGACGAAATCATGA
- a CDS encoding DUF1971 domain-containing protein: MTLTPYASSPVFDEQSLPEKLRNEHRTKDGAWGLLRVLTGEVRLIFTEPHREILVTPDNPASIAPMATHYVVPLGKMSLQVEFYRAEPVLDDVATSEPTDG; this comes from the coding sequence ATGACGCTAACCCCGTATGCATCCTCGCCTGTGTTCGACGAGCAATCGCTGCCCGAAAAGCTGCGCAACGAGCATCGCACCAAGGACGGGGCCTGGGGCCTGTTGCGCGTCCTGACTGGGGAGGTGCGCCTGATCTTCACCGAGCCGCATCGCGAGATTCTGGTTACGCCGGACAACCCTGCGTCGATTGCGCCGATGGCCACGCATTACGTGGTGCCGCTGGGCAAGATGTCGCTGCAGGTCGAGTTCTACCGGGCGGAGCCGGTGCTCGATGATGTCGCAACGTCCGAGCCTACCGATGGATGA
- a CDS encoding globin domain-containing protein: MSRILSAETRAIVNSTASALQQHGVEITQRMYERLFVDPAVKARFDEAAQESGEQPRRLAAAILAYAQNIDKLEALTGPVLRMAARRVETGVKPEHYPMVADALRPAIRDILGEAATDEVLSASGEAYWALAEILIGKEAALYVEGASMVMGGSVSTH; encoded by the coding sequence ATGAGCCGAATATTGAGCGCCGAAACCAGGGCAATCGTCAATTCCACCGCGTCAGCACTGCAGCAGCATGGCGTGGAGATCACCCAGCGGATGTACGAGCGGCTGTTCGTCGATCCTGCGGTCAAGGCGAGGTTCGACGAGGCCGCGCAGGAAAGCGGGGAACAGCCCCGCCGCCTTGCTGCCGCCATCCTTGCCTATGCGCAGAACATCGACAAGCTTGAAGCCTTGACCGGCCCGGTGCTGCGGATGGCGGCGCGGCGTGTCGAGACTGGCGTCAAGCCCGAGCATTATCCGATGGTGGCCGATGCGCTGCGGCCTGCGATCCGCGACATTCTGGGCGAGGCAGCCACCGACGAGGTGCTGTCGGCCTCGGGCGAAGCTTATTGGGCGCTCGCCGAGATCCTGATCGGCAAGGAAGCGGCGCTGTATGTCGAAGGCGCCAGCATGGTTATGGGAGGTTCTGTGTCGACGCACTGA
- a CDS encoding alternative oxidase, giving the protein MVNSILTPDRRALADEHDAQPVIHHAPDGLSDRFALGFTKLLRFTADTFFAKRYGHRAIVLETVAAVPGMVGAMFTHLTSLRRMKDDEGWIRTLMEEAENERMHLMTFIEIAKPTLFERLVILMAQWIFLLLFSVLYLISSRTAHRVVGYFEEEAVISYTLYLQEIDEGRSPNVAAPAIAKHYWKMADDATLRDVVLLVRADEAHHRDVNHGFASKLGGQPFDPGKTAPYPAHADDIRLKA; this is encoded by the coding sequence ATGGTCAATTCCATCCTCACTCCCGACCGGCGGGCGCTCGCCGACGAGCACGATGCCCAGCCGGTGATCCATCACGCCCCAGACGGGCTTTCGGACAGGTTCGCGCTCGGCTTCACCAAGCTGCTGCGCTTCACCGCCGACACCTTCTTCGCCAAGCGCTATGGCCACCGCGCCATCGTTCTCGAGACGGTCGCTGCGGTACCCGGCATGGTCGGCGCGATGTTCACCCATCTCACCAGCCTACGCCGCATGAAGGATGACGAAGGTTGGATCCGCACCCTGATGGAGGAGGCAGAAAACGAGCGGATGCACCTGATGACCTTCATCGAAATTGCCAAGCCGACGCTGTTCGAGCGGCTGGTCATCCTGATGGCGCAGTGGATCTTCCTGCTGCTGTTCTCGGTCCTCTATCTGATCTCGTCACGCACCGCGCACCGCGTGGTCGGCTATTTCGAAGAAGAAGCGGTGATCAGCTACACCCTTTACCTGCAGGAGATCGACGAGGGCCGCTCACCCAACGTCGCGGCTCCAGCGATTGCCAAGCATTACTGGAAGATGGCCGACGATGCGACGTTGCGTGACGTCGTCCTGCTGGTCCGCGCCGATGAGGCGCATCATCGCGACGTAAATCACGGCTTTGCCAGCAAGCTGGGCGGCCAGCCCTTCGATCCCGGCAAGACCGCGCCCTATCCCGCGCATGCCGACGATATCCGGCTGAAGGCGTAA